A region of Cryomorphaceae bacterium DNA encodes the following proteins:
- a CDS encoding peroxiredoxin, whose amino-acid sequence MLQVGQSAPDFTLKNAQGEEVRLYNLLSRGDVVLYFYPKDETRGCTAQACAFRDSYEEFKDAGAEVVGVSSDGEQDHAGFANNHRLPFILLSDPNKEVRKLYEVPNSLLFIPGRVTYVIGTDQKIRMAFNSMFKPEEHIQQALKVLGK is encoded by the coding sequence ATGCTTCAAGTAGGCCAATCGGCACCCGATTTTACGCTGAAGAATGCGCAGGGAGAGGAGGTGAGACTGTACAACTTGCTCAGTCGCGGAGATGTGGTGCTATACTTTTACCCCAAGGATGAAACCCGCGGTTGCACGGCTCAGGCGTGTGCTTTTCGTGATTCTTATGAAGAATTCAAAGATGCCGGTGCCGAGGTGGTGGGGGTGAGTTCAGACGGCGAGCAGGATCACGCGGGGTTTGCCAATAATCACCGGTTGCCGTTCATTTTGTTGAGCGACCCCAACAAGGAAGTGCGCAAACTGTACGAGGTACCCAACAGCTTGTTGTTTATTCCGGGCAGGGTCACCTATGTAATTGGCACCGATCAAAAAATCCGAATGGCGTTTAACTCCATGTTTAAGCCTGAAGAGCACATTCAGCAGGCACTGAAGGTTCTTGGAAAGTAG
- a CDS encoding CopD family protein has translation MEITNLYGIVKSLHIIFVVTWFAGLFYIVRLFVYHAEADSREEPERSILIRQFQLMEWRLWYIIAWPSKVLALIFGLWMLYLLPGYLTQGFMHVKLAMVAILVVYHLYCQRLFNQLQQNRITKTSTGFRVLNEGATLLLIAIVFVIVLRSTLDWIWGVLGIMGVAVVMMIAIKWYKRIRERNN, from the coding sequence ATGGAAATAACCAACCTGTACGGAATTGTTAAATCGCTGCACATCATTTTTGTGGTGACGTGGTTTGCCGGGTTGTTTTACATCGTGCGCCTGTTTGTGTACCACGCCGAAGCCGATTCGCGAGAAGAGCCCGAACGCAGCATTCTTATCAGGCAGTTTCAACTGATGGAGTGGCGCCTGTGGTACATCATCGCGTGGCCATCCAAGGTTCTGGCGCTCATTTTTGGCTTGTGGATGCTGTACCTGCTGCCGGGCTACCTCACTCAAGGGTTCATGCACGTAAAGTTGGCCATGGTAGCCATACTGGTGGTGTACCACCTCTATTGCCAACGGTTGTTCAATCAGTTGCAACAAAACCGCATTACCAAAACATCTACAGGATTCAGGGTGTTGAATGAGGGAGCCACCCTGTTGCTCATCGCTATAGTGTTTGTAATTGTGCTGCGCTCTACCCTTGACTGGATTTGGGGCGTTTTGGGCATTATGGGCGTGGCGGTGGTAATGATGATTGCCATTAAATGGTACAAGCGAATTCGCGAACGAAACAACTGA
- a CDS encoding acyl-CoA thioesterase → MSRKKVKASETVATTTHMVLPENTNTLGNLMGGQLLNWMDVTAAISSHRHCRRIVVTAAVNNVSFQHPIKLGDIVTIEAKVSRAFSSSMEVFMEVFVENHSTGEKTRCNEAMYTFVAVDQIGNPIPVPELVPESDVENMRFEGALRRRQLRLILAGKLKPENATELKKLFE, encoded by the coding sequence ATGTCGCGCAAAAAAGTGAAAGCATCCGAAACTGTTGCCACCACCACCCACATGGTGCTTCCGGAAAACACCAATACGCTGGGAAATCTAATGGGCGGACAGCTTCTGAACTGGATGGACGTTACTGCGGCCATTTCTTCCCATCGGCATTGCCGGAGGATTGTAGTAACCGCAGCCGTAAACAACGTGTCGTTTCAACACCCCATCAAACTCGGCGATATTGTAACCATTGAGGCCAAGGTTTCGCGTGCGTTTTCATCATCGATGGAAGTATTTATGGAGGTTTTTGTGGAGAATCACAGCACCGGCGAGAAGACCCGTTGTAACGAAGCCATGTACACCTTTGTGGCAGTAGATCAGATTGGCAACCCTATTCCTGTACCTGAACTTGTTCCTGAGAGCGATGTGGAAAATATGCGTTTTGAGGGGGCCCTTCGGCGCAGGCAATTGCGCCTTATTCTTGCCGGCAAGCTCAAGCCCGAAAATGCCACCGAGCTTAAAAAGCTGTTCGAATAA
- a CDS encoding glycosyltransferase family 9 protein — MITTRLLVVRFSSMGDIVLTTPVLRCAKEQWHGELEIHYLTKKPFAFLLQNNPYVSRVHTIERSTNEIIEELKNIQFDYLIDLHHNARSFFLKRKLKVLAFSFEKLNWEKWLLVRFGIDQLPRVHIVDRYLDTLKAFKIENDHRGLDYFLPDEERICISKLPSDFKNGFLVFVMGGQHRGKKLPPEKIARICDALNYPVVLLGGKEDEEAAAVVAQKGGTKVWSAVGKYSFHGSASLIELSNGVISHDTGLMHVAAALKKPVISIWGGTVPEFGMFPYLPGAPSAMVEARHLSKRPCSKLGNHCKYKTCRCTEEINEAEVVELALRALETP; from the coding sequence ATGATTACCACGCGCTTACTGGTTGTTCGTTTTTCGTCTATGGGCGATATTGTGCTCACCACTCCGGTGCTGCGCTGCGCCAAGGAGCAATGGCACGGCGAGCTGGAGATTCACTATCTCACCAAAAAGCCCTTTGCTTTCCTTCTGCAAAACAACCCATACGTGAGCAGGGTGCACACCATTGAGCGCAGTACCAATGAAATCATTGAAGAGTTAAAGAACATTCAGTTTGACTACCTGATTGACCTCCACCACAACGCCCGGTCATTTTTCCTGAAGCGAAAACTCAAGGTGCTTGCTTTCTCGTTCGAAAAGCTCAATTGGGAGAAATGGTTGCTGGTGCGTTTCGGCATTGATCAATTGCCGCGTGTGCACATCGTAGATCGCTATCTGGATACACTCAAGGCCTTTAAAATTGAGAATGATCACCGCGGACTCGATTACTTTCTGCCCGATGAAGAGCGAATTTGCATTTCAAAGCTCCCGTCAGACTTCAAAAATGGCTTTTTGGTCTTTGTGATGGGCGGTCAGCATAGGGGTAAAAAGCTGCCTCCCGAAAAGATTGCCCGCATCTGTGACGCGCTCAACTATCCGGTGGTGCTGTTGGGAGGAAAAGAAGATGAAGAAGCCGCCGCTGTTGTGGCGCAAAAAGGCGGTACCAAAGTGTGGAGCGCGGTTGGAAAGTATTCTTTTCACGGTTCTGCATCCTTGATTGAGTTGAGTAATGGGGTGATTTCGCACGATACGGGTTTGATGCATGTGGCCGCAGCTTTGAAAAAACCCGTTATCTCCATTTGGGGCGGAACGGTGCCTGAATTTGGTATGTTTCCCTACCTGCCCGGGGCTCCTTCGGCAATGGTAGAGGCGCGGCATTTATCCAAAAGGCCGTGCTCCAAACTGGGCAACCACTGCAAGTACAAAACATGTCGTTGCACGGAAGAAATCAACGAAGCCGAAGTAGTGGAGCTGGCGCTGCGGGCCTTGGAAACGCCCTGA
- a CDS encoding TatD family deoxyribonuclease, which translates to MIIDTHSHLYLPAFDEDRPDMLQRAREAGVAQVLLPAIDSDYHHALVKLWQSDQAYFKPMMGVHPCSVQPNNYKEELRMAGELLDQYPFVAVGEIGIDLHWDKSTLPLQIEAFETQIDWAKERNLPIVIHCREAFKEIFEVLDRLHDERLRGVFHCFTGTAEDAARIKEYGTFLMGLGGVLTFKNSGLDKVVSEFSLRHFVLETDAPYLAPTPHRGRRNESAYVQFVLKRLAEIKKLPETLVAERTSENARAMFQIN; encoded by the coding sequence GTGATTATTGACACCCACAGCCATCTATACTTGCCCGCTTTTGACGAAGACCGGCCGGACATGCTTCAGCGCGCCCGAGAGGCCGGTGTGGCGCAGGTGTTGCTGCCCGCAATAGACTCTGATTACCACCACGCACTGGTTAAACTCTGGCAAAGTGACCAAGCGTATTTCAAACCCATGATGGGCGTGCACCCATGCTCTGTGCAGCCCAATAACTACAAGGAGGAGTTGCGAATGGCAGGTGAACTACTCGACCAATACCCTTTTGTGGCTGTTGGCGAAATAGGTATTGATCTCCACTGGGACAAATCAACATTACCGCTTCAAATAGAAGCTTTTGAAACGCAAATCGACTGGGCCAAAGAGCGAAATCTGCCCATTGTGATTCACTGTCGAGAGGCGTTCAAAGAGATTTTTGAGGTGTTGGACCGACTACACGATGAGCGACTGCGCGGTGTTTTTCACTGCTTTACCGGCACGGCCGAAGACGCGGCCAGAATCAAAGAGTACGGTACTTTTCTCATGGGATTGGGTGGTGTACTAACTTTCAAAAACAGCGGTCTGGATAAAGTGGTATCGGAATTCAGCCTGCGGCATTTTGTACTCGAAACCGATGCTCCCTACCTCGCACCAACGCCTCACAGGGGCCGTCGCAATGAAAGCGCCTATGTACAGTTTGTGCTGAAAAGGCTGGCCGAGATCAAAAAACTACCCGAAACGCTTGTGGCCGAACGCACATCAGAAAATGCCCGTGCCATGTTTCAAATCAATTAA
- a CDS encoding type I asparaginase: MQQRSVLMIYTGGTIGMVQNHETGAYHPFDFGHIEEQIPDLRMIEANIDSYAFEHPIDSSNVDHTVWARLVDIIQTHYEDYDGFVILHGSDTMAYTASALSFMLENLKKPVVLTGSQLPIGIIRTDGKENLITAIEIAATYRNGEAVVPEVSVYFEYKLYRGNRTHKYNAEQFKAFRSSNYPLLAEAGVKVRFNRSAIRLPDNEPTKFHRAMDNRVMVLRLFPGISETTVKHQLETPGLRALVLSTYGSGNAPSAPWFIELLREAISNGLVVLNVTQCGEGFVQQGRYETSSGLASAGVLGGADITTEAAITKLMFLLANANDNIALKRLVMQSLRGEMTEDSENE; this comes from the coding sequence ATGCAACAACGAAGTGTGCTGATGATATATACCGGAGGTACCATTGGGATGGTGCAAAACCACGAAACCGGTGCCTATCATCCGTTTGATTTTGGTCATATCGAGGAGCAAATTCCCGATTTGCGCATGATAGAGGCCAACATCGACAGCTACGCTTTTGAGCATCCGATAGACTCCTCCAATGTAGATCACACGGTTTGGGCGCGGCTGGTTGACATCATACAAACCCACTACGAAGATTACGACGGCTTTGTGATTCTGCACGGCTCCGACACCATGGCCTATACGGCCTCGGCCCTGAGTTTCATGCTCGAAAACCTAAAGAAGCCTGTCGTTCTCACCGGGTCGCAACTTCCTATTGGCATTATTCGCACCGACGGCAAAGAAAACCTCATCACCGCCATTGAGATTGCCGCCACCTACAGAAACGGTGAGGCCGTGGTACCCGAAGTAAGTGTGTATTTTGAATACAAACTCTACCGCGGAAACCGCACCCACAAGTACAACGCAGAGCAATTCAAAGCATTCCGGTCATCCAACTATCCCTTGCTCGCCGAAGCCGGTGTAAAAGTGCGGTTTAATCGGTCAGCCATTCGATTACCCGACAACGAGCCAACGAAGTTTCACCGCGCAATGGACAACCGTGTGATGGTATTGCGACTGTTTCCGGGTATTTCCGAAACTACCGTGAAACACCAGTTGGAGACACCGGGGTTAAGAGCACTGGTGCTTTCAACCTACGGCAGTGGTAATGCCCCGAGCGCTCCGTGGTTTATTGAGTTACTTCGCGAAGCCATTTCCAACGGACTCGTAGTGCTGAATGTAACCCAATGCGGAGAAGGTTTTGTGCAGCAGGGGCGCTATGAAACCAGTTCCGGACTGGCCTCGGCAGGCGTTCTGGGCGGTGCCGATATTACCACCGAAGCGGCCATTACCAAACTGATGTTCCTGTTGGCCAATGCCAACGATAACATTGCGCTGAAACGGCTCGTGATGCAATCGCTGCGCGGTGAGATGACTGAGGATTCGGAAAATGAATAA
- a CDS encoding MotA/TolQ/ExbB proton channel family protein, with protein MKKLLSLLTLAGFLIFTPAYHSFAQDNTGEIELTEEEMAAQKEAEERAAAEAAQKEESRRAAEQAALEKAEEQASQDLSFHQEVKRLFIDGDPRFMSFVLVCLILGLALCIERIVYLNMSTTNTQKLLNNIESALQSGGVEAAKEVCRNTQGPVASIFYQGLDRSSEGIEMVEKSVVAYGGVQMGLLEKGLSWISLFIALAPMLGFMGTVIGMISAFDNIAAENNISPAIVAGGIKVALITTVSGLIVAIILQIFYNYILAKIDGIVNNMEDASIALVDMLIKHNIAKNG; from the coding sequence ATGAAAAAGTTACTCTCACTTTTAACGTTGGCAGGTTTCCTGATCTTCACACCTGCTTATCACTCCTTTGCCCAGGACAACACCGGGGAAATTGAATTGACCGAGGAGGAAATGGCAGCGCAGAAAGAAGCCGAAGAAAGAGCTGCGGCTGAAGCTGCCCAAAAAGAAGAAAGCCGCCGCGCCGCTGAGCAGGCTGCTCTCGAAAAAGCAGAAGAACAAGCTTCTCAGGATTTGAGCTTCCACCAGGAGGTAAAACGCCTCTTTATTGATGGTGACCCTCGTTTTATGTCGTTTGTATTGGTTTGTTTGATTCTGGGCCTCGCCCTGTGCATTGAGCGAATCGTTTACCTCAACATGTCAACCACCAACACTCAAAAGCTGCTGAACAACATCGAAAGCGCGCTTCAGTCGGGTGGTGTAGAGGCGGCCAAAGAGGTATGCCGCAACACCCAGGGGCCGGTTGCCAGCATCTTCTATCAAGGACTTGACCGCTCAAGCGAGGGCATCGAAATGGTTGAAAAATCAGTAGTTGCCTACGGAGGTGTTCAAATGGGTCTGCTCGAAAAAGGACTTAGCTGGATTTCGCTCTTTATCGCACTGGCACCGATGCTCGGGTTCATGGGAACGGTAATCGGTATGATCAGCGCCTTCGACAACATTGCAGCAGAAAACAATATTTCTCCCGCAATTGTGGCAGGCGGTATCAAGGTAGCACTGATCACCACGGTATCAGGTCTTATTGTGGCGATCATTCTGCAAATTTTCTACAACTACATTCTGGCAAAAATTGACGGCATCGTGAACAACATGGAAGACGCCTCGATTGCGCTGGTAGATATGCTGATTAAGCACAACATCGCTAAAAACGGATAG
- a CDS encoding biopolymer transporter ExbD → MSKFKKKQSKGSGAISTASLPDIVFMLLFFFMVTTVMREQELMVRVNPPAASEIHKLEKKALVDYINIGPPIDERLGTLPRIQLDDAFAEVSEIGPWIEQNREARQEAERPLITTSMKVDKETKMGIVTDVKQELREYMALKINYSTSERKRR, encoded by the coding sequence ATGTCTAAATTCAAGAAAAAACAAAGCAAAGGCTCTGGTGCGATTTCTACTGCATCGCTGCCAGACATCGTGTTCATGCTGCTGTTCTTTTTCATGGTAACCACCGTGATGCGCGAGCAGGAACTGATGGTGCGTGTGAATCCACCGGCCGCCTCCGAAATCCATAAACTGGAGAAAAAAGCCCTTGTTGACTACATCAACATTGGACCTCCTATTGACGAGCGTCTCGGAACATTACCCCGTATTCAGCTCGATGATGCCTTCGCAGAAGTGAGCGAAATAGGACCGTGGATTGAACAAAACCGCGAAGCACGTCAGGAGGCAGAACGACCTCTGATTACAACTTCCATGAAGGTTGACAAGGAAACCAAAATGGGAATTGTAACCGACGTGAAGCAGGAGCTTCGTGAGTACATGGCACTGAAAATTAACTATTCAACGTCGGAGAGAAAACGACGTTAA
- a CDS encoding T9SS C-terminal target domain-containing protein, producing the protein MKHFTLLLISTLFASLAFGQLIDSDFSEWENGDPVGWKGLRTNLPNAGIIQVNNDEGFGDSAVQLVREQSTHQRFSSQPQTAQAGDVYEITFWARGAGEVRTGLYDGRETGFGYAPYNDYVVLTPEWTQYSQVVTVEVDTDEAEFIFSVRNTVAPAHVQIDRAIIGEPTIDSYSIFDIQFTEDPAGASPLVGQVVSTGGIVTAILPDEGFFIQNLSGPWQGIFVFGNTSVSQGDSVIVAGTVQEQFGLTRIGALLDVSVESSGNTLPEAVVVATGDVGNEPWESVLVQVVNALCTNANSGFGQFIVDDGTGEILINRDIYDFPAFLNEIYSIRGPLYYSFSEFKIMPRNMDDVAITTSVQEWSSADVRVFPIPATDNVTIDWSGLNTESLGYRLFDQQGREVEYGLLRDGLSTISVNNLPAGVYLLRLDNDQQAIHQRIVVGR; encoded by the coding sequence ATGAAACATTTTACCTTACTTTTAATCAGCACCTTATTCGCTTCGCTCGCGTTTGGTCAGCTCATTGACAGCGACTTTAGCGAGTGGGAGAACGGCGATCCCGTGGGGTGGAAAGGGCTGCGCACCAACCTTCCCAATGCAGGCATCATCCAGGTAAACAATGATGAGGGCTTTGGAGATTCTGCAGTACAACTGGTTCGCGAGCAGAGCACCCACCAGCGCTTTTCATCTCAGCCGCAAACGGCACAAGCCGGTGATGTGTATGAGATTACTTTTTGGGCCCGCGGCGCAGGAGAGGTGCGCACCGGACTTTACGACGGACGTGAAACAGGATTTGGATATGCGCCTTACAACGATTATGTGGTGCTTACACCCGAGTGGACACAGTACAGCCAGGTTGTAACCGTGGAGGTAGATACCGATGAAGCTGAATTTATTTTCTCAGTGCGCAACACGGTTGCGCCGGCCCATGTGCAAATTGACAGGGCAATTATTGGTGAGCCTACCATTGACAGCTATTCCATTTTCGACATTCAATTCACCGAGGATCCCGCCGGGGCGTCACCGTTGGTTGGTCAGGTTGTGAGCACCGGAGGTATTGTAACAGCCATCCTTCCCGATGAGGGATTCTTTATTCAGAACCTCAGCGGTCCGTGGCAGGGTATTTTTGTCTTTGGAAACACTTCTGTTTCTCAGGGAGATAGTGTAATTGTGGCAGGTACTGTTCAAGAGCAATTTGGTCTTACTCGAATAGGAGCTTTGCTCGATGTGTCTGTAGAGTCTAGTGGAAATACCTTGCCTGAGGCCGTAGTGGTAGCCACCGGAGATGTGGGTAATGAACCCTGGGAAAGCGTTCTGGTTCAGGTAGTCAATGCCCTTTGCACCAACGCAAATTCCGGCTTCGGTCAATTTATCGTGGATGATGGCACGGGAGAAATACTGATCAACCGCGACATCTATGACTTTCCCGCTTTCCTGAATGAAATTTACTCTATTCGCGGACCACTTTACTATTCTTTCAGCGAGTTTAAGATCATGCCACGCAACATGGACGACGTAGCGATTACTACTTCTGTTCAGGAGTGGAGCTCTGCAGACGTTCGCGTATTCCCTATTCCGGCAACAGACAATGTTACCATCGACTGGAGTGGCCTGAACACAGAATCGCTTGGATACCGTTTGTTTGATCAGCAAGGCCGCGAGGTTGAGTACGGGTTGCTTCGAGACGGTTTGAGCACCATTTCGGTGAACAACCTTCCTGCCGGGGTATATCTGCTTCGTTTGGATAATGACCAGCAGGCCATTCACCAGCGCATCGTAGTAGGTCGTTAA
- a CDS encoding Plug domain-containing protein produces MQVYFRGIVVFVLLLSTLHLSAQRDTTQVTLTPDTVDYFSQPMTPDFAISAEDLEAEMESQDISGILQSSRDVFTATAGFNFGAARFRIRGYDSNHMPISINGIQVNDLETGRTTWWRWGGLNDVTRYMTVRTGIQPSPYNFGGLTGFSEIDVRATNFRPGTNVSYAAANRTYRHRIMATHSTGLMDNNWAFTVSLSRRWAGEGYVEGTFMDAYAYFLSAEKKINNKHSFGFVGYGAPTMSAGAGLSVQEAYDLAGTSFYNPFWGFQAGQKRNARVRNNHQPMMMATHYFTPNKDTKLQTSVFYSFGRSGQTGLNWFDARDPRPDFYRYLPSFYSPDDPMFAVTTNAWMNDVNARQINWDDMYFANRKNLYTVENADGIEGNNITGNRSKYILEEIREDLQFYGFNTLYSKRLSNKSMLNGGGSAQFHRSRNFRVVEDLLGGDFWVDIDQFAIRDFNDDDLAQNDVDRPNRVVRQGESFGFDYDLHVHRYNVFLQYTYSLRKWEFYVGGDLSNTSFWRHSRMRNGRFPDESFGDSDVQSFLHYGLKAGAEYRITGRHYITANVIHQTRPPAPRFSYLSPRTRHEVIPGLTPESLSGGDLSYHMRYPKLKIRATVYYTEINNQVWSRSFWHDELRTFVNYSMTGVDHLHMGTEIGVRANVTPTVEFNGVFAGGQFLWNSRPTAQITRDNAPEVLATDRRVYLKNFRIGGMPQTAASMGLRYNSPKFWFAGFNANFFAHIYLDPNPDRRTEEALGNFVTDDPQWNELLQQTRLDDNFTVDMYAGKSWRVKRKYFVNFNVNVTNVLNNQTFAVGGFEQLRYDRTNIDRFPPRLSYLFGRTFFAMVSFRF; encoded by the coding sequence ATGCAAGTCTATTTCCGCGGAATAGTTGTATTTGTACTCTTGTTGAGCACATTACACTTATCGGCCCAAAGGGATACCACGCAGGTTACCCTGACACCTGACACGGTCGATTATTTTTCTCAACCCATGACACCGGATTTCGCCATCTCAGCTGAGGATCTTGAGGCGGAGATGGAATCTCAGGACATTTCAGGAATTCTGCAGTCTTCGCGAGATGTTTTTACCGCCACTGCAGGATTCAATTTCGGGGCTGCGCGTTTCAGGATACGGGGTTACGACTCCAACCATATGCCTATCTCTATCAACGGAATTCAGGTAAATGACCTCGAAACCGGCCGCACTACCTGGTGGCGCTGGGGAGGTCTGAACGATGTTACCCGTTACATGACTGTGCGAACTGGTATTCAACCATCACCCTACAACTTCGGTGGGTTGACTGGCTTTTCGGAAATTGACGTTAGAGCCACCAATTTCAGGCCAGGAACCAATGTATCCTACGCAGCTGCCAACCGCACCTATCGCCATCGCATAATGGCCACACACAGCACCGGGCTAATGGACAACAACTGGGCCTTCACGGTTTCTTTAAGCCGCCGCTGGGCGGGCGAAGGCTATGTTGAGGGCACCTTCATGGATGCCTATGCGTACTTTCTATCAGCGGAGAAAAAAATTAACAACAAGCACAGTTTTGGATTTGTGGGCTACGGGGCGCCCACCATGTCGGCCGGAGCAGGACTCTCGGTGCAGGAAGCCTATGATCTGGCAGGGACCAGTTTTTACAACCCTTTTTGGGGTTTCCAGGCCGGGCAAAAACGCAACGCCCGGGTGCGAAATAACCATCAGCCCATGATGATGGCTACGCACTATTTTACCCCAAACAAAGACACTAAGCTCCAAACATCTGTGTTCTATTCATTTGGACGTAGCGGACAAACCGGGCTGAACTGGTTCGATGCCCGTGACCCACGCCCCGATTTTTACCGATACCTGCCCAGCTTCTACTCGCCCGACGACCCCATGTTTGCCGTTACCACCAACGCCTGGATGAATGATGTGAATGCCCGGCAGATTAACTGGGACGATATGTACTTTGCCAACCGAAAGAACCTGTACACCGTTGAAAACGCCGATGGTATAGAAGGCAACAACATCACCGGAAATCGCAGCAAGTACATTCTGGAGGAAATTCGCGAAGACCTGCAGTTCTATGGGTTTAACACGCTCTACTCTAAACGACTTTCAAACAAGTCGATGCTCAACGGAGGTGGTAGTGCTCAATTTCACCGTAGCCGTAATTTCAGAGTAGTTGAGGATTTGCTGGGGGGCGATTTCTGGGTAGATATAGATCAGTTTGCGATTCGCGATTTTAACGATGACGATCTTGCTCAAAACGATGTGGACAGGCCCAACAGAGTGGTACGTCAGGGAGAGAGTTTTGGTTTTGATTACGATTTGCATGTACACCGGTACAATGTGTTTTTGCAGTACACTTACAGTCTGCGCAAATGGGAGTTTTATGTGGGTGGGGATCTCTCCAACACCTCTTTCTGGCGCCACAGCCGCATGCGCAATGGGCGCTTTCCGGATGAATCGTTTGGAGATTCTGACGTTCAAAGCTTTCTACACTACGGACTCAAGGCGGGGGCTGAATACCGCATCACCGGCCGTCACTACATAACGGCCAATGTTATTCACCAAACCCGTCCGCCGGCGCCCCGGTTTTCTTATCTCTCGCCACGTACGCGTCACGAAGTGATTCCGGGCCTCACTCCTGAGAGCCTCTCGGGTGGAGACCTGAGCTACCACATGCGTTACCCAAAGCTCAAGATTCGGGCAACGGTGTACTATACCGAAATCAACAATCAGGTATGGTCGCGGAGTTTCTGGCATGATGAACTTCGCACTTTTGTGAACTACAGTATGACCGGGGTGGATCACCTCCACATGGGAACCGAGATTGGCGTGCGCGCCAACGTTACACCCACTGTTGAGTTTAACGGGGTGTTTGCCGGGGGGCAGTTTTTGTGGAACTCGCGGCCCACGGCTCAAATCACGCGCGACAATGCCCCTGAAGTGCTTGCAACAGATCGTCGGGTATACCTCAAGAACTTTCGCATTGGTGGAATGCCGCAAACGGCTGCATCCATGGGATTGCGCTACAATTCACCAAAATTTTGGTTTGCCGGTTTCAACGCCAATTTCTTCGCGCACATTTACCTCGACCCGAACCCCGATCGCAGAACCGAAGAGGCTTTGGGCAACTTTGTAACCGATGACCCGCAGTGGAATGAACTGCTGCAGCAAACAAGGCTGGACGACAACTTTACGGTTGATATGTACGCCGGAAAGTCGTGGAGGGTGAAAAGAAAGTATTTTGTTAATTTTAACGTGAATGTTACCAACGTGCTGAACAATCAAACGTTCGCTGTGGGTGGCTTTGAGCAATTGCGCTATGACCGTACCAACATTGACCGGTTTCCGCCGCGCCTAAGCTACCTTTTTGGCCGCACGTTTTTTGCAATGGTTTCATTCAGATTTTAA
- a CDS encoding endonuclease/exonuclease/phosphatase family protein, whose amino-acid sequence MIFRLIHFIALISFQIVLSCELRAQEFVPACIGFYNVENLFDTIDTPGVRDSEYTPDSPKKWNTERYYDKLEKLARVIGEMGADIHPDGLAVVGLAEVENRDVVEDLANTGILKERGYDVVHYDSPDKRGVDVALIYQPKYFEVLNHKSYTLTIPDMPNFYTRDQLIVSGVLDKRDTVHVLVAHWPSRRGGEKRSRHLRVAAAELGRSIIDSLLTENPLARIMYMGDLNDDPVNISVRRGLRSERRKEDAVKGRLYNPMEDLYHKGIGTLAWRDTWNLFDQIILSEALVTGEGGAFRYFGARVFNKPYLRQADGPFAGYPFRTYVGDSFRGGYSDHFPVYIILVRELDEHSP is encoded by the coding sequence ATGATTTTCCGTCTGATTCACTTTATAGCCCTTATTAGCTTCCAAATAGTCCTTTCCTGTGAGCTTCGGGCACAGGAGTTTGTGCCAGCCTGCATTGGGTTCTACAACGTTGAAAACCTGTTTGACACGATTGATACTCCGGGTGTGCGCGATAGCGAATACACCCCCGACAGCCCCAAGAAATGGAATACTGAGCGTTACTACGACAAGCTCGAAAAACTGGCGCGCGTCATTGGCGAAATGGGCGCAGATATTCATCCCGATGGGCTGGCTGTTGTTGGGCTGGCAGAGGTAGAAAACCGCGATGTTGTTGAAGACTTGGCGAATACGGGTATTTTGAAAGAACGCGGCTACGATGTTGTACACTACGACTCACCGGATAAAAGAGGGGTGGACGTGGCACTTATCTATCAACCAAAGTACTTTGAAGTGCTGAACCATAAAAGCTACACGCTCACCATCCCCGACATGCCTAACTTTTACACCCGCGACCAGCTGATTGTAAGCGGAGTATTGGATAAGCGCGATACCGTGCATGTACTCGTTGCCCACTGGCCTTCACGACGAGGTGGAGAGAAACGAAGCCGCCATTTGCGTGTGGCCGCGGCCGAACTGGGTCGGAGCATCATTGACTCTTTACTAACCGAAAACCCGCTAGCTCGAATCATGTACATGGGCGACCTCAACGATGACCCGGTGAACATTAGTGTGCGGCGCGGTCTTCGTTCGGAAAGGAGAAAAGAGGATGCGGTGAAGGGGCGCCTATATAACCCCATGGAAGACCTGTACCACAAGGGCATAGGCACACTTGCATGGCGCGACACCTGGAATCTTTTTGACCAAATTATATTATCTGAAGCACTTGTAACGGGCGAAGGCGGTGCCTTTCGTTACTTTGGAGCGAGGGTATTCAACAAACCATACCTGCGTCAGGCCGACGGCCCTTTTGCCGGCTATCCATTCAGAACCTATGTGGGTGACTCATTTCGCGGAGGCTACAGCGACCACTTTCCTGTGTATATTATCCTGGTGCGCGAGCTTGACGAGCACTCGCCATAG